The Schizosaccharomyces pombe strain 972h- genome assembly, chromosome: I genome contains a region encoding:
- the rpn6 gene encoding proteasome regulatory subunit Rpn6 produces the protein MSSKSSLELANNAVKSNDIEKAIDLYKEVLNKGVSKDEKVANEQEQALTNLSDLYVRENRHNDLAQLVQQSRPLMANFSKAKSAKIVRTLIDKFSGEKKSLPLQIEVANDCIKWAIKEKRTFLRQALETKLISLYYDNSSYTDAINLINTLLSELKRMDDKMLLTEVHLLESKVYHAIRNIPKARASLTAAKTSANAVYCPPMLQGNLDLQSGILHADDMDFKTAYSYFYEAYEGFTSLDDDKKALSSLKYMLLSQIMLNSVSEVKSLLTGKHAIRYAGRDIEAMRAIAQAHENRSLADFEKALQDYKPELASDPIIRSHLSSLYDNLLEQNLLRVVEPFSRVEVSHIAELIGLSTVQVEGKLSQMILDKIFYGILDQGSGCLIVYDEPQQDKTYEAALEVIKNMGTVVDLLIENKASALL, from the exons ATGTCTAGCAAATCTAGCCTTGAATTAGCAAACAATGCAGTAAAAAGCAACGATATCGAAAAGGCGATTGATTTGTATAAAGAAGTTCTTAATAAAGGAGTTAGTAAAGACGAAAAAGTTGCGAATGAACAGGAACAAGCTCTCACTAACTTGAGCGATTTATACGTTCGTGAAAA TCGCCATAATGATTTGGCTCAGTTGGTTCAACAAAGTCGTCCGCTGATGGCTAACTTCTCGAAAGCCAAGTCTGCTAAAATTG TCCGAACattaattgataaattctCTGGCGAAAAGAAGTCTTTGCCTTTACAAATCGAAGTTGCTAACGATTGTATCAAATGGGctattaaagaaaagcgTACATTTTTGCGTCAAGCTTTAGAGACGAAATTAATTTCCTTATATTATGACAACTCATCTTACACTGATGCCATCAATCTCATTAATACTCTTTTGTCAGAGCTCAAACGAATGGACGACAAAATGCTTTTGACCGAAGTTCATTTGTTGGAATCGAAAGTTTATCACGCAATTAGAAATATACCAAAAGCTCGTGCTTCATTAACAGCTGCTAAAACTTCTGCTAATGCTGTTTATTGCCCTCCGATGCTTCAGGGGAACTTAGATTTGCAAAGTGGTATTTTACATGCTGACGATATGGATTTCAAGACTGCTTATTCATACTTTTATGAGGCTTATGAGGGATTCACGTCGCttgatgatgataaaaaagccctttcatctttaaaataCATGTTGTTATCTCAAATTATGCTTAATTCTGTTTCCGAAGTCAAATCTTTATTAACAGGAAAGCACGCAATTCGGTACGCTGGTAGAGATATTGAAGCTATGCGTGCGATTGCTCAGGCTCATGAAAATCGATCCCTGgctgattttgaaaaggctTTGCAAGACTATAAACCTGAACTGGCTTCCGATCCAATCATCAGATCTCATTTAAGTAGTCTCTATGATAACTTGCTTGAGCAAAACTTACTTCGTGTTGTCGAACCATTTAGTCGTGTTGAGGTATCTCATATAGCGGAGCTTATAGGTTTATCCACTGTTCAAGTTGAAGGCAAGCTCAGCCAAATGATTTTagacaaaattttttatggTATCCTTGACCAGGGTAGCGGATGTCTAATTGTTTACGATGAACCTCAACAGGATAAAACTTACGAAGCTGCTTTAGAAGTTATCAAGAACATGGGTACTGTTGTTGACCTTTTGATCGAAAATAAAGCTTCTGCattactttaa